The Rhodoferax sediminis genome has a segment encoding these proteins:
- a CDS encoding VOC family protein codes for MANQSPFIWHELVTFDQARSGTFFSQLFGWTLKKVDAGPFGIYTLFQRNGQDVAGMMNPTPDTPGKGPFWHFYIAVNDVEECAKQASLLGGSVVVPPHDVPDVGRICIVADPTGAIAHLMQPVKT; via the coding sequence ATGGCAAATCAAAGCCCGTTTATCTGGCACGAATTGGTCACTTTCGACCAAGCGCGCAGTGGGACGTTCTTTAGTCAGCTGTTCGGATGGACGCTCAAGAAAGTCGATGCAGGACCATTTGGCATTTACACCCTGTTTCAGAGAAATGGCCAAGATGTTGCTGGAATGATGAACCCAACACCCGATACACCGGGCAAGGGGCCGTTTTGGCATTTCTATATCGCAGTCAATGATGTGGAGGAATGCGCCAAGCAGGCCTCACTGCTCGGAGGAAGCGTAGTGGTTCCCCCGCATGACGTGCCGGATGTCGGCCGCATTTGTATTGTTGCAGACCCCACCGGAGCGATCGCACACCTGATGCAACCCGTGAAGACATGA